One genomic window of Thermodesulfobacteriota bacterium includes the following:
- a CDS encoding dihydroorotate dehydrogenase: MPPAALQSTVDLTARVGPLTLRNPVVAASGTFGYGQEFAPYVDLAAFGAVVVKGLSLAPRAGNPVPRIVETRGGMLNAIGLQNVGVEAFEREKMPVLRDLGVPVIANFFGNTEDEYSACAQRLSRVEGLAALEMNISCPNVKAGGIAFGTNPDLTRRVVTVARRATELPLIVKLSPNVTDIRPLARAAVEGGADVLSLINTLTGMAVDLDRRRPALANLTGGLSGPAVKPVALRMTWEVLQEVSVPVMGLGGIWDARDALEFLCLGARAVQVGTANFVRPWAGREIAEGIGQYLAQQGVERLDDFVGTFRPSRS; this comes from the coding sequence ATGCCGCCTGCTGCTCTCCAGAGCACCGTGGACCTCACCGCCCGGGTCGGGCCCCTCACCCTGCGCAATCCCGTGGTCGCGGCCTCGGGTACCTTCGGTTACGGGCAGGAGTTCGCCCCCTACGTGGACCTGGCCGCCTTCGGGGCCGTGGTGGTCAAGGGGCTGAGCCTGGCGCCTCGGGCCGGCAATCCGGTGCCCCGAATCGTCGAGACGCGGGGGGGCATGCTCAACGCCATCGGGCTGCAAAACGTGGGAGTGGAGGCCTTCGAGCGGGAGAAGATGCCGGTACTGCGGGACCTCGGGGTCCCGGTCATCGCCAACTTCTTCGGGAACACCGAGGACGAGTACAGCGCCTGCGCCCAGCGCCTGTCCCGGGTCGAGGGCTTGGCCGCCCTCGAGATGAACATCTCGTGTCCCAACGTGAAGGCCGGGGGGATCGCCTTCGGCACCAATCCCGACCTCACCCGGCGGGTCGTGACCGTGGCGCGCCGGGCCACGGAGCTTCCCCTCATCGTCAAGCTCTCCCCCAACGTCACCGATATCCGCCCCCTGGCTCGGGCCGCCGTCGAAGGGGGGGCGGACGTGCTCAGCCTCATCAACACCCTCACCGGGATGGCCGTGGACCTGGATCGGCGCCGCCCGGCCCTGGCCAACCTCACCGGGGGGCTCTCCGGGCCCGCCGTCAAGCCCGTTGCCCTGCGGATGACGTGGGAGGTGCTCCAGGAGGTCAGCGTGCCGGTGATGGGGCTCGGGGGCATCTGGGACGCCCGCGACGCCCTGGAGTTCCTGTGCCTGGGTGCGCGGGCGGTGCAGGTGGGCACTGCGAACTTCGTGCGCCCATGGGCGGGCCGGGAGATCGCCGAGGGCATCGGCCAGTACCTGGCCCAGCAGGGCGTCGAGCGCCTGGACGACTTCGTCGGCACCTTCCGGCCGAGCCGGAGCTGA
- a CDS encoding HD-GYP domain-containing protein, translated as MIKKIRSQDLEVGMFVTDFNSPWLQHPFLTNRKTLRSPRDIQIVLDQAIDEVYIDTARGRDSSKAYHPEEADQVLRQRLKEELAEVAEPATGSPTRQEEEIPFEEELRKAREVYEEARASVQKAFADVRLGKVPDGEQARQSVTKMIESAFRNRDALLSLSRIKSFDDYTLHHCLNVGVLAIHLGAHLGILHEELLRLGIGAILHDLGKVRLPPELVKKKGALHPREFELMKTHAAHGADLMLRCPTIPDECSLVALNHHERYDGSGYPRGLAGLAAGKFGLIAAIADVYDAMTTERAYRRGVTPGHALKRAYEWAGSLLHPIYVRKFIQCLGIYPVGSAVRLDTGETGVVVRQNRDQLLRPWVRVMKNSDGRPLPYPVDRDLRETGEAGDKPCARSIERVLDPRDVGVDPEQALALRSNVAGSERLRVVLG; from the coding sequence GTGATCAAGAAGATTCGCAGCCAAGACCTGGAAGTCGGCATGTTCGTGACCGACTTCAACTCGCCCTGGCTCCAGCACCCCTTTCTCACCAACCGCAAGACCCTGCGCAGCCCGCGCGACATCCAGATCGTGCTCGACCAGGCAATCGACGAAGTCTACATCGACACCGCCCGGGGAAGGGACAGCTCCAAGGCGTACCATCCGGAGGAAGCCGACCAGGTGTTGCGGCAGCGCCTCAAGGAGGAGCTGGCGGAGGTCGCCGAGCCGGCCACGGGGTCACCCACCCGGCAGGAAGAGGAGATCCCCTTCGAGGAAGAGCTACGCAAGGCAAGGGAAGTGTACGAAGAAGCGCGGGCTTCTGTGCAGAAGGCCTTCGCGGACGTTCGCCTGGGCAAGGTTCCCGACGGGGAGCAGGCCCGCCAGTCGGTGACGAAGATGATCGAGTCGGCGTTCCGCAACCGCGACGCCTTGCTGAGCCTTTCGCGGATCAAGAGCTTCGACGACTACACCCTGCACCACTGCCTCAACGTCGGCGTCCTGGCCATTCACCTGGGGGCTCACCTGGGCATCCTCCACGAGGAGCTCCTGCGGCTGGGAATCGGGGCCATCCTCCACGACCTGGGAAAGGTGCGCCTGCCGCCGGAGCTCGTGAAGAAGAAGGGCGCCCTCCACCCCAGGGAGTTCGAGCTGATGAAGACCCACGCGGCCCACGGAGCCGACCTGATGCTGCGGTGCCCGACGATCCCCGACGAGTGCTCCCTGGTGGCCCTCAATCATCACGAGCGCTACGACGGAAGCGGGTACCCGCGCGGGCTCGCCGGGCTCGCGGCGGGCAAGTTCGGCCTCATCGCAGCCATCGCCGACGTGTACGACGCCATGACCACGGAGCGCGCCTACCGCCGGGGCGTGACTCCCGGCCACGCCCTCAAGCGCGCGTACGAGTGGGCGGGCTCGCTGCTGCACCCCATCTATGTGCGCAAGTTCATCCAGTGCCTTGGGATCTACCCGGTGGGCTCGGCGGTGCGCCTCGACACGGGCGAGACGGGCGTGGTCGTGCGCCAGAACCGCGACCAGTTGCTGCGCCCCTGGGTGCGGGTGATGAAGAACTCAGACGGGCGCCCCCTGCCCTACCCGGTGGACCGGGACCTCCGGGAGACCGGCGAGGCGGGGGACAAGCCCTGCGCCCGGAGCATCGAGCGGGTCCTGGACCCCCGGGACGTGGGCGTCGACCCCGAGCAGGCCCTGGCGCTGCGGTCGAACGTGGCGGGAAGCGAGCGCCTCCGGGTGGTCCTGGGCTGA
- a CDS encoding carboxyl transferase domain-containing protein has product MRPYFEKMPEFGQPLSERQLASSAESYEEIQAVEKALAAEVARVQEAGLPAKKINERGQMTVWQRLEYLVDAGTWCPLHTIFDPAENEYGTTGIVDGLAKIQGKWAVVVGFDNKVMAGAWIAGQSENMLRVTDLAKRLNVPLVWIVNCSGVDLPNQELVYPDRRGGGTTFFRHAELQKLGVPILAAIYGTNPAGGGYQSISPTILLAHKDANMAVGGGGIVSGMSPKGYFDEAGCEALIEATRKFKEVAPGRVEIHHGATGFFKYVYETEQGVLDGIKDYMKKLPAYDASFFRVAEPKAPKFSPEEANRLVPFNQKRTYSFPEVLARLVDGSEHLEFKPDFGPDIYCGLVKVDGFLCGVIANNQGFLPKGYPEYADYPGIGGKLYRRGLIKMNEFVTLCGRDRVPIIWFQDTSGIDVGDIAEKAELLGLGQSLIYSIEQTDVPQMLVVLRKGTAAAHYVMGGPTANNHNAFTLGVPTTEIYVMHGETAAAASYARRLVKEKDAGKPLAPIMEKMNELVKKYYDKSRPLYCAKHGYVDEVVALPDVRRYMQAFAGSAYQNPRSICAHHQMILPRIIKG; this is encoded by the coding sequence ATGAGACCGTACTTCGAGAAGATGCCCGAGTTCGGGCAGCCCCTATCCGAGCGCCAGCTGGCGAGCTCGGCGGAGAGCTACGAGGAGATCCAGGCCGTCGAGAAGGCGCTGGCCGCCGAGGTGGCCCGGGTGCAGGAGGCGGGGCTGCCCGCCAAGAAGATCAACGAGCGCGGCCAGATGACCGTGTGGCAGCGCCTGGAGTACCTGGTGGATGCGGGCACCTGGTGCCCGCTCCACACCATCTTCGACCCGGCGGAAAACGAGTACGGCACCACCGGGATCGTGGACGGCCTGGCCAAGATCCAGGGCAAGTGGGCCGTGGTGGTGGGGTTCGACAACAAGGTCATGGCGGGGGCCTGGATCGCCGGCCAGTCGGAGAACATGCTGCGGGTCACCGACCTCGCCAAGCGGCTCAACGTCCCCCTGGTGTGGATCGTCAACTGCTCGGGGGTGGACCTGCCCAACCAGGAGCTCGTCTACCCCGACCGCCGGGGTGGGGGCACCACCTTCTTTCGCCACGCCGAGCTCCAGAAGCTCGGGGTGCCGATCCTGGCGGCCATCTACGGCACCAATCCCGCCGGGGGGGGCTACCAGTCCATCAGCCCCACGATCCTGCTCGCCCACAAGGACGCCAACATGGCCGTGGGCGGAGGCGGCATCGTCAGCGGCATGAGCCCCAAGGGCTACTTCGACGAGGCCGGGTGCGAGGCCCTGATCGAGGCCACCCGCAAGTTCAAGGAGGTGGCCCCGGGCCGTGTGGAGATCCACCACGGGGCCACCGGCTTCTTCAAGTACGTCTACGAGACCGAGCAGGGGGTGCTCGACGGCATCAAGGACTACATGAAGAAGCTTCCGGCCTACGACGCGAGCTTCTTCCGGGTGGCCGAGCCCAAGGCCCCCAAGTTCAGCCCCGAGGAGGCCAACCGCCTGGTGCCCTTCAACCAGAAGCGCACCTACTCCTTCCCCGAGGTGCTCGCGCGCCTGGTGGACGGCAGCGAGCACCTGGAGTTCAAGCCCGACTTCGGCCCCGACATCTACTGCGGCCTGGTCAAGGTCGACGGCTTCCTGTGCGGGGTCATCGCCAACAACCAGGGGTTTTTGCCCAAGGGCTACCCCGAGTACGCCGACTACCCGGGCATCGGCGGCAAGCTCTACCGCCGGGGGCTCATCAAGATGAACGAGTTCGTCACCCTGTGCGGGCGCGACCGGGTGCCGATCATCTGGTTCCAGGACACCTCGGGCATCGACGTGGGCGACATCGCCGAGAAGGCCGAGCTCCTGGGGCTCGGGCAGAGCCTCATCTACTCCATCGAGCAGACCGACGTGCCCCAGATGCTGGTGGTGCTCCGCAAGGGCACCGCCGCGGCCCACTACGTGATGGGCGGCCCCACGGCCAACAACCACAACGCGTTTACCCTGGGGGTGCCCACCACCGAGATCTACGTGATGCACGGGGAGACCGCCGCCGCCGCGAGCTACGCCCGGCGCCTGGTCAAGGAAAAGGACGCCGGAAAGCCCCTGGCGCCCATCATGGAGAAGATGAACGAGCTGGTGAAGAAGTACTACGACAAGAGCCGCCCCCTCTACTGCGCCAAGCACGGCTACGTGGACGAGGTGGTCGCCCTGCCCGACGTGCGCAGGTACATGCAGGCGTTTGCCGGATCCGCCTACCAGAACCCCAGGTCCATCTGCGCCCACCACCAGATGATCCTCCCACGCATCATCAAAGGCTGA
- a CDS encoding response regulator, whose amino-acid sequence MQVLVVDDSALVRRMVRATLEGAGLVCHEAADGLEAVRLALRNVYVLVVTDIQMPNLDGLKFIQRFRASRKSSGVPILVLSSQRDHATVLRARALGVQGFVLKPVEPEELLERVRAALAHPPE is encoded by the coding sequence GTGCAGGTCCTGGTGGTGGACGACAGCGCCCTGGTGCGCCGAATGGTGCGCGCCACTCTCGAAGGGGCGGGACTCGTCTGCCACGAGGCGGCCGACGGCCTCGAGGCCGTACGCCTGGCGCTGCGAAACGTCTACGTCCTCGTGGTCACCGACATCCAGATGCCGAACCTCGACGGGCTGAAGTTCATCCAGCGCTTCCGTGCCAGCCGGAAGAGCAGCGGGGTCCCGATCCTGGTTCTCTCCTCCCAGCGAGACCACGCCACGGTGCTCCGCGCCCGGGCGCTGGGCGTGCAGGGGTTCGTGCTCAAGCCCGTGGAGCCCGAAGAGCTCCTGGAGCGGGTTCGGGCGGCCCTGGCCCACCCCCCCGAGTGA
- a CDS encoding biotin/lipoyl-containing protein, whose product MIELRAPLSGKVWKVECKQGDQVQKDDPVVILEAMKMETELFAPAAGVVQQIRVKAGDAVEEDAVLLVIA is encoded by the coding sequence ATGATCGAGCTCAGAGCCCCCTTGTCCGGAAAGGTGTGGAAGGTGGAGTGCAAGCAGGGCGACCAGGTGCAGAAGGACGACCCGGTCGTGATCCTCGAGGCCATGAAGATGGAGACGGAGCTCTTCGCCCCGGCGGCAGGGGTCGTCCAGCAGATCCGGGTCAAGGCAGGGGACGCCGTGGAAGAGGACGCGGTGCTGCTCGTGATCGCCTGA
- a CDS encoding sodium ion-translocating decarboxylase subunit beta produces the protein MTEGALSSLLELLTLSGFPQVTWGMAVMWTIAAVLLYLAIAKQYEPLLLLPIAFGILVTNLPMTGLMDEGHGLLWRFYHYGIKWEVIPPLIFLGLGAMTDFGPMLSQPRLIFLGAGAQVGVYLTFFCAVLFGFDLKEAATIGIIGGADGPTTIYLSSRLAPQMLGTVAVAAYSYMAMVPLLQPPVMKLLTTRAERKIRMSKGRKVHQLEKILFPIISSLTVILLIPASAPLMAMFMLGNLFRESKVVERLTGASQNELMNIVTIFLGISVGATMKAESFLRPEVIFVFFLGLVAFMVSTGSGILIAKFMNLFTRDKINPLLGAAGVSAVPMAARVVHKVGAEADRQNYLLMYAMGPNIAGVLGTLIAAGIFLSILG, from the coding sequence ATGACCGAGGGAGCCCTGTCCTCGCTCCTGGAGCTGCTGACCCTGTCGGGCTTCCCCCAGGTCACCTGGGGCATGGCCGTCATGTGGACCATTGCAGCAGTCCTCCTGTACCTGGCCATCGCCAAACAGTACGAGCCGCTGCTGCTGCTCCCCATCGCCTTCGGCATCCTGGTCACCAACCTGCCCATGACGGGCCTCATGGACGAGGGGCACGGGCTTCTCTGGCGCTTCTACCACTATGGGATCAAGTGGGAAGTCATCCCCCCCCTGATCTTCCTGGGGCTCGGCGCCATGACCGACTTCGGGCCCATGCTCAGCCAGCCGAGGCTGATCTTTCTGGGAGCCGGGGCCCAGGTGGGGGTGTATCTCACCTTCTTCTGCGCGGTTCTCTTCGGTTTCGACCTCAAGGAGGCCGCCACCATCGGGATCATCGGGGGCGCCGACGGCCCGACGACGATCTACCTCTCGTCGCGGCTGGCGCCCCAGATGCTGGGGACCGTTGCGGTGGCCGCCTACTCCTACATGGCCATGGTTCCCCTGCTGCAGCCCCCCGTCATGAAGCTCCTCACCACCCGGGCGGAGCGCAAGATCCGGATGAGCAAGGGCCGGAAGGTCCACCAACTGGAGAAGATCCTCTTCCCGATCATCTCCTCCCTGACGGTCATCCTGCTCATCCCCGCGTCGGCACCCCTGATGGCGATGTTCATGCTCGGGAACCTCTTCCGGGAGTCCAAGGTGGTCGAACGCCTGACGGGCGCGAGCCAGAACGAGCTGATGAACATCGTCACCATCTTCCTGGGAATCAGCGTGGGCGCCACCATGAAGGCGGAGTCCTTCCTGCGCCCGGAAGTGATCTTCGTGTTCTTCCTCGGCCTCGTCGCCTTCATGGTCAGCACCGGCAGCGGCATCCTCATCGCCAAGTTCATGAACCTGTTCACCCGGGACAAGATCAACCCCCTCCTCGGGGCCGCGGGGGTTTCGGCGGTGCCCATGGCCGCCCGGGTGGTCCACAAGGTCGGCGCCGAGGCGGACCGGCAGAACTATCTGCTCATGTACGCCATGGGACCGAACATCGCGGGCGTGCTCGGCACGCTGATCGCGGCAGGCATCTTCCTGTCCATTCTCGGCTGA
- a CDS encoding DUF554 domain-containing protein codes for MLGTVVNTGAVVAGSLVGVCAGRRMPERFQSILMQALGVSVLFVGMQMALSGGRPLLSIGCLLLGAVTGEALRIEQGLTRLGGWLRRRVGSESGTFVQGFVSASILYCTGAMMIVGSIQDGTVGDPSTLYVKSLLDGVASVALGSSLGIGVAFSAGSVLLAQGTVTLLASQLAFLQRPEVLDAVSGTGGLLILGIGINLLGLAAIRTGNLMPALFYAIAAALWV; via the coding sequence GTGCTCGGGACGGTGGTGAACACGGGGGCCGTGGTGGCGGGGAGCCTGGTGGGTGTGTGCGCGGGGCGGCGGATGCCCGAGCGCTTCCAGTCCATCCTCATGCAGGCCCTGGGGGTCTCGGTCCTCTTCGTCGGGATGCAGATGGCGCTGTCGGGCGGCCGCCCTCTCCTCTCCATCGGGTGCCTCCTCCTGGGGGCGGTCACCGGCGAGGCGCTGCGGATCGAGCAGGGGCTCACGCGCCTGGGGGGCTGGCTGCGGCGGCGGGTGGGGTCCGAGTCGGGGACCTTCGTCCAGGGGTTCGTCTCGGCGTCGATCCTGTACTGCACCGGCGCCATGATGATCGTGGGGTCGATCCAGGACGGGACCGTGGGCGACCCCTCGACCCTCTACGTCAAGTCGCTCCTCGACGGGGTCGCGTCGGTGGCGCTCGGGTCCTCCCTGGGGATCGGCGTCGCGTTTTCCGCCGGCTCTGTACTCCTGGCCCAGGGCACGGTGACCCTGCTGGCGTCCCAGCTCGCCTTCCTCCAGCGGCCCGAGGTCCTCGATGCGGTCTCGGGCACGGGCGGGCTCCTCATCCTGGGCATCGGCATCAACCTGCTGGGTCTCGCCGCCATCCGCACGGGCAACCTCATGCCCGCCCTCTTCTACGCCATCGCCGCGGCGCTGTGGGTGTGA
- a CDS encoding DUF294 nucleotidyltransferase-like domain-containing protein, giving the protein MNEPNRSLSQGDPRSGVLLPVLEFLRRHAPFDRMDTEHLVFLAERLKLTFYARGEKITDPDGGPASRLYIIQRGRVRGEMPGAEGEGSGGAWELGPGECFPLGPLLSPRPVRTVHRAAADTFCFELEQEDFRRLLRLSPAFHDFCTRRLASLLDQMHRQVRASAATGPGQDACLDVTLGSCLRREPVTCLATTPIREALQSMERENVGSVAVVDGEALPLGMFTLHDLLSRVALAGRGLDDEVGEVMTPEPLTLPPSAFAFEAALLMADRGVRHVCVAEGGRLKGVISERDLFSLQRVGLVRLSRSIARADTIPALARLVPDMLQLITQMIAQGAQVEQVTQIITLLTDRITRRVIQLCRRELSPPPVPFTWLAFGSEGRKEQTLKVDQDNGIVFEVPEGASPAAVREAILPFARAVNEGLHRVGYPRCAAGIMAGNPACCLSAGEWRERFAGWMAQEAPEALEEASIFFDLRAIDGPRGPADELGAWLLQRAAGDSGFLRRMAALALRERPPLGLVRGSAVAEEAGPPPTVDLKAQGLTPFVDGVRVLALAHGIEEVSTLARIDALARGGHVAPEEAEVWARAFSYVQLLRVRHQRAEIAGGRRPGNRVGLDVLNELDRRILKEAFRQARKLQARVARDFSL; this is encoded by the coding sequence ATGAACGAACCGAACCGATCCCTTTCGCAGGGCGACCCCCGGTCCGGCGTGCTCCTGCCGGTGCTGGAGTTCCTGCGCCGTCATGCGCCCTTCGACCGGATGGACACGGAGCACCTCGTCTTTCTGGCGGAGCGGCTCAAGCTGACCTTCTACGCCAGGGGGGAGAAGATCACGGATCCCGACGGAGGTCCGGCCTCTCGCCTCTACATCATCCAGCGGGGCCGGGTGCGCGGCGAGATGCCCGGCGCCGAGGGCGAGGGCTCCGGGGGCGCCTGGGAGCTGGGGCCCGGGGAGTGCTTCCCCTTGGGGCCGCTCCTCTCCCCCCGGCCGGTGCGCACCGTGCACCGGGCCGCCGCGGACACCTTCTGCTTCGAGCTCGAGCAAGAGGACTTTCGCAGGCTGCTGCGGCTCTCCCCCGCGTTCCACGACTTCTGCACCCGCCGGCTCGCGAGCCTGCTGGACCAGATGCACCGCCAGGTCCGGGCGAGCGCCGCCACCGGACCGGGCCAGGATGCCTGCCTCGACGTCACCCTGGGGAGCTGTCTTCGGCGGGAGCCCGTCACCTGTCTGGCGACGACCCCCATTCGGGAGGCCCTCCAGTCGATGGAGCGCGAGAACGTGGGCAGCGTGGCGGTGGTGGACGGGGAGGCCCTGCCCCTGGGCATGTTCACCCTGCACGATCTCCTCTCGCGGGTGGCCTTGGCGGGCCGCGGTCTCGACGACGAGGTCGGAGAGGTGATGACCCCCGAGCCCCTCACCCTGCCGCCCTCGGCCTTTGCCTTCGAGGCGGCCCTGCTCATGGCCGACCGCGGGGTCCGCCACGTGTGCGTGGCGGAGGGGGGGCGTCTCAAGGGGGTGATCTCCGAGAGGGATCTGTTCTCCCTCCAGCGGGTCGGCCTGGTGCGCCTGAGCCGTTCCATCGCCCGCGCCGACACCATCCCGGCCCTGGCCCGCCTGGTGCCGGACATGCTGCAGTTGATCACCCAGATGATCGCCCAGGGCGCCCAGGTGGAGCAGGTCACCCAGATCATCACCCTGCTCACCGACCGCATCACCCGGCGCGTGATCCAGCTCTGCCGCCGCGAGCTCTCGCCGCCCCCGGTTCCCTTCACCTGGCTGGCCTTCGGCAGCGAGGGACGCAAGGAACAGACCCTGAAGGTGGACCAGGACAACGGCATTGTCTTCGAGGTCCCCGAAGGAGCATCCCCCGCGGCCGTTCGGGAGGCGATCTTGCCCTTCGCCCGAGCCGTAAACGAGGGGCTCCACCGGGTCGGCTATCCCCGGTGCGCCGCCGGCATCATGGCCGGCAACCCGGCGTGCTGCCTGAGCGCCGGGGAGTGGCGGGAGCGGTTCGCGGGGTGGATGGCGCAGGAGGCTCCCGAGGCACTGGAGGAAGCCAGCATCTTCTTCGACCTGCGGGCGATCGACGGCCCCCGCGGCCCCGCGGACGAGCTGGGCGCGTGGCTCCTCCAAAGGGCGGCCGGCGATTCCGGATTCTTGCGCCGGATGGCGGCCCTTGCCCTGCGAGAGCGCCCGCCCCTGGGCCTGGTGCGGGGCTCGGCGGTGGCCGAGGAGGCAGGTCCTCCCCCCACCGTGGACCTCAAGGCCCAGGGGCTGACGCCCTTCGTGGACGGAGTGCGCGTCCTGGCCCTGGCCCATGGAATCGAAGAGGTCTCCACCCTGGCGCGCATCGACGCCCTGGCCCGGGGGGGCCACGTGGCCCCCGAGGAGGCCGAGGTGTGGGCGCGGGCCTTCAGCTACGTGCAGTTGCTCCGGGTGCGCCACCAGCGCGCCGAGATCGCGGGGGGCCGCCGGCCGGGCAACCGCGTCGGCCTGGACGTGCTCAACGAGCTCGACCGGCGCATCCTCAAGGAGGCGTTTCGGCAGGCCCGCAAGCTCCAGGCACGCGTGGCGCGGGATTTTTCTCTGTGA
- a CDS encoding PEP-CTERM sorting domain-containing protein: MKRFLALLCGLGLILGAAGGARAVTMADLFGGQTITVGDKLFSDWELFGVFVTDDAFLPDFSQIEVTGLDPLSLNPGLMFEANEQLSVSGLMNYIDLDFGFTVTVLDPLLRIKDNSLSLMQATIGRVDVDFGDPLIAIYEWVYDAAGSELAEKYVEFSFLNDTISDQAQFAPQQMIHVRKNILVSSLDEGDFARLDRFDQRFSQAVIPEPGTFLLLGSGLAGLAAWRRRRG; the protein is encoded by the coding sequence ATGAAACGGTTTCTCGCGTTGCTGTGCGGCCTGGGGCTGATCCTGGGGGCGGCGGGAGGTGCCCGGGCAGTCACCATGGCCGACCTCTTCGGCGGACAAACGATCACCGTCGGAGACAAGCTCTTCTCGGACTGGGAGCTCTTTGGCGTGTTCGTCACCGACGACGCCTTCCTCCCGGACTTCAGCCAAATCGAAGTCACGGGCCTGGACCCCCTCTCCCTCAACCCCGGGCTCATGTTTGAGGCAAACGAGCAGCTGTCCGTCTCGGGGTTGATGAATTACATCGACCTGGACTTCGGCTTCACCGTCACCGTCCTCGACCCGCTCCTGCGGATCAAGGACAACTCCCTGTCCTTGATGCAAGCCACCATCGGGCGGGTTGACGTGGATTTCGGGGATCCGCTGATCGCGATCTACGAGTGGGTGTACGACGCGGCCGGAAGCGAGCTCGCGGAGAAGTACGTAGAGTTTAGCTTCTTGAACGACACGATCTCCGATCAGGCCCAGTTTGCGCCTCAGCAGATGATCCACGTCCGCAAGAACATCCTGGTCTCGTCCTTGGACGAGGGAGACTTCGCTAGGCTGGATAGATTCGACCAGCGCTTCTCCCAGGCGGTCATCCCGGAGCCGGGCACGTTCCTGCTCCTGGGCTCGGGGCTGGCCGGCCTGGCGGCCTGGAGGCGGCGCAGGGGCTGA
- a CDS encoding 3'-5' exonuclease yields the protein MRRLLELFRPRPELDEGIRARLSQWREMPEPSPSTPLSEARFVVVDVETTGPNAHRSELLSVGLVPVGPAGVELGGLEEIVLRWEHQKIDKENLVVHGISPTESSAGLESSEALTRVLEHIGKCWLVAFRADFDRRVLGRSLRQRLGVGLHNPFLDVAMLLPGLYPEGTAGLHSLDDWLGHFGIPAPARHRASADALVTAELLLLVLARARRVRKPDLAALAGIGRAQSRLRRMRL from the coding sequence GTGAGGCGCCTGCTTGAGCTGTTTCGCCCCCGGCCGGAGCTGGACGAGGGCATCCGGGCCCGCCTTTCCCAATGGCGCGAGATGCCGGAGCCGTCCCCGAGCACGCCGCTGAGCGAGGCGCGCTTCGTGGTGGTGGACGTGGAGACCACCGGCCCCAACGCGCACAGAAGCGAGCTCCTGTCCGTGGGGCTCGTTCCCGTAGGGCCGGCGGGGGTGGAGTTGGGGGGGCTTGAGGAAATCGTCCTGCGCTGGGAGCACCAGAAGATCGACAAGGAGAACCTGGTGGTCCACGGCATCTCGCCCACCGAGTCCTCCGCCGGGCTGGAATCCTCCGAGGCATTGACCCGCGTGCTCGAGCACATCGGCAAGTGCTGGCTGGTTGCCTTCCGAGCCGATTTCGACCGCCGCGTGCTGGGCCGCAGCCTACGCCAACGGCTCGGCGTGGGGCTGCACAACCCCTTCCTGGACGTGGCCATGCTGCTGCCGGGGCTCTACCCGGAGGGCACCGCAGGGCTCCACAGCCTCGACGACTGGCTCGGGCACTTCGGCATCCCGGCGCCGGCGCGCCACCGCGCCTCTGCCGATGCCCTGGTCACGGCGGAGCTCCTGCTCCTGGTGCTGGCGCGGGCTCGCCGGGTGCGAAAGCCCGATCTCGCGGCCCTGGCAGGCATCGGCCGGGCACAGAGCCGGCTGCGCCGGATGCGCCTGTAG
- the lexA gene encoding transcriptional repressor LexA, with the protein MTTHYLTPKQKQVLSFIRGYAETHGYAPTQQEIARHFGFRSLGTVQNYLVRLEEQGLLRRSWNAKRALEVVDPEASSGLALPLLGWVAAGRPIEAVASDDSLEVPPWMLGGGEHFVLRVKGSSMVEDGILDRDYLVVRRQATVNDGQTVVAVLDGEATVKRFYRVGTGVELRPANSAMEPIRVPKGAPLRIEGAVVAVIRRCE; encoded by the coding sequence ATGACGACCCATTACCTCACCCCCAAGCAGAAACAGGTGCTCTCCTTCATCCGGGGGTATGCCGAGACCCACGGCTACGCGCCCACCCAGCAGGAGATCGCCCGGCACTTCGGGTTCCGCTCCCTGGGCACCGTCCAGAACTACCTGGTGCGCCTGGAGGAGCAGGGGCTCCTGCGGCGGTCCTGGAACGCCAAGCGCGCCCTGGAGGTGGTGGACCCCGAGGCGTCGTCCGGACTGGCGCTGCCGCTCCTGGGCTGGGTGGCCGCGGGGCGCCCCATCGAGGCCGTGGCCTCGGACGACAGCCTCGAGGTGCCGCCGTGGATGCTCGGGGGGGGGGAGCACTTCGTGCTCCGGGTCAAGGGGAGCTCCATGGTGGAGGACGGGATCCTGGACCGGGACTACCTGGTGGTGCGCCGCCAGGCCACGGTGAACGACGGGCAGACCGTGGTGGCCGTGCTCGACGGGGAGGCCACGGTGAAGCGGTTCTACCGCGTCGGGACGGGGGTGGAGCTGCGGCCGGCGAACAGCGCGATGGAGCCCATTCGGGTGCCCAAGGGCGCGCCCTTGCGGATCGAAGGGGCCGTGGTGGCGGTGATCCGGCGGTGCGAGTGA